The sequence below is a genomic window from Setaria italica strain Yugu1 chromosome IV, Setaria_italica_v2.0, whole genome shotgun sequence.
CATGCCAACCGAAACCCACATACGTACACTGACATTTCCCACGGCTATTCGCTCCACATCATTGAAAAATCCAGATCCTCGCGTCTTGTCCACATCGTCAAAATGTCTCACCAAACAACCCCACACGACGATTGACAAAGGACAAACTCATTCAGTGAGTTCCTTATTTCAATTTAAACAGATACTGTAGATGTCATGAGGTATAGTCCTGAGTAGCAGAAAATAAATGCTACACGCTACATAGCATATCTGATACAGATTGCAATATTGTATGTGAAGTATATACACCATGAACCGCAAATGTTATAAAGCCCACCCAACCATGAGCCTGTAAAGGTAGAACCCATCCAAACATGaactgcaaaaagaaaattggcACACGTTACGAAGCCCATAAGTATATACACCGTGAACTGCAAGACTTCATCCAACCAAGACCCTGCATATGAAGTCGATCGGACATAAACTCAATAGCAAGTAATTGAATCTCACAGTCACATATAAACCAGTGAATGGTGAAGCATCAACTAGGCAAGGTAGGAACGCAAGAACATCATGCTTCAGTTTCCGGCCCTTCTAGAATTTCAGAAGCAGTTTTTCCAAGTCTTTTAGATGATCCACAAGCTTCGAATATAGGCAACCCACTGCAGGACATAAAATTGCAAACATGGTTTCATTACTGACATCGTTCTTAAGGAATTATGTATCTGCAATACTTGATTTAGTAGTTCATTCATGGCATGCTGAATAGCAATCTAATTATCTAAGCAATTTTAAATGGTGTGCCAAACTGCCAATACACACATGTAGCAAGTTCACCTTAGCATATCACTGATTCATCGTGCAGAATAGCACAGGATGCAGCAGCTGATGATTTGTACTGAATTATGGGGAACCTTCAATTAGTCCAAGCTTCTTAAGGATCTCCTTCTCCTGTGTTTTATCTACAAGATGTCAAGAAAAACAAAGACACAGGAAAGTTGCTTGTTGATTTACAGAATCCAGGTGTGTTCATGATTGAAGTATCTCAAGTGGCAAGGATCCAGTAATCAGCAGGACATACATTGTGCAACATAAAATTAACATTTACGGGGGAGAATAGGAGCGCGTTCGGATTGAGGCCAGCGCGAGCCAAGCCAATATTTGGCCGTTGACCGTGAccgaaggtggtgtttggatggCTGCCGTGATTTGGCAGGCCACTGTACAGGCAGCCAACGCGCAGTTCATTTTTCAGGCCATGCACGGCCAAATCGCGGCGGCCAATTTCATCACCAGAATTTGGCCAGCCAATCTGATTTGGCAGGGCAGGCTCTGGCCAATATCCAAACGTGCCCTAGATGCCTCTATGTCTATCCTTGCTTCCACGGGCATGCCAAAGAAATAGACAAATAATTTTTGTAGATtcagcaaaacaaaacaaaaaacagCAAAGAGATTCAGTTTGAAGTTTTCGCTGATGAAATGACTTGAATCCAAATAAGTAAGCTACAAAATCACATGTTAGGATACATTCTTCGTCAGGGTTATCTGTAAAATTTGAGTGCAGAGCATTTCCAACAATGTCCACTATTGGAGATGTTGTCGTGGAGGATTCAATGCACAATATGGCAGCAATGGCGTCTAGTTGTTCAACCTCATTTCTGAACATTAGCCTTGCATGTGCTACAGCAGACAAAATAAACTGTAAGAACAGGGTAAGAATATCAATTGTGAAAAGGAGGAAAGAATCCCAGGAGATAACAGAACATGCCTTGTGCAAGCCTTATCAAACTTTCAAGCATGCGTACCGTTGTTCTTGCTGCAACAGAAGCCAATTATTGAGAGGCAGGAAACTCTTAAGGCTAGGGATTAATATTGTTTGGCTAACCTGCATTATGTGTTCCTGATCTTCTCTGAAGCTGATAATAGCTCGAGATAACTCTTTCTGCCTCCTTTGTCAAAACTGGTTTAAACCGCTTTACATAATTGATGTACCTGGAATTTCGAAATACTCAGGTATCATTGTACGGTATTGACAGCGAAAGACAGGAAAATTTCGGTGCTGAACAGCACATTCAGCTAAATGCACTTGGGAACTTTCTGCTGGTCATTATTTACGCTCTGACAAAGAGCATTTTCAGAAGCTGACAAATGAGGTGAGGATATCAAATAAAACATAACAAAATAATTTTGTTTGTATTGCTGTAAACCAGCCTCTAAGCTCAGCCTTATCAACATGGGAGGTAAATAGTACATCAAGGGTCTCCACCTTCTCAACTTGGGGAGCGTCCATTTTACATCAGAAGCATTTGTCTTGTCTTTCTTTTCATCAAAATTCTGCACATTTTAAAAATTCACTTCTTAATAGAAACTTTTCATGTTGACTGACAACCCACTGGGTTATTTTCATGCTTATAGATTAAGAATATTCAAGATGCAGATAGTAGAGTTAAGTCCAACTTAATAACAACAAAACATACCTCCTTCAATATATGAGATGAAACTATTTTATCCCAATCAGAATTTTGTGTATCCAAGAGAACAAGAACTATATCAAATCTACTCAACAGTGGTCCTGAAAGTGTTGTATTCACAGATAAGCCTGAAAGGGAAAAGCAAAGATACAGTGATCAGAATGGATAAGGCCTTCTCGGATGTTATAGTTTTAAAAGAACATGGCTTCAAGAAACTGTAGTTTCAGAGACCAGAGATGTGCAAAACCATGGTTTACTCAGAACCCCCCCAAACCCCTGTTCATGCTTAAAATTCCTGTACAATGCTGTTTGGCCTGCAAAGGGCCCCATTAATGAAATTCAGGTGGggcatcccccccccccccccaccccccgccttgaccctcaaaaaaaaaaccatggtTTAGAAAAAAGAGGTACGGAGTGCAGTTACTAACGGCCTGTTTGGATGTTTCAGTTTTGAAAAACATGGTATCAAGGAAAGGAACTCGAGTTTCAGAGACCAGAGACGTGGAAAACCACGGTTTGGAAAAAAGAAGTCCCAAGTGGGGCTTCTAATTTGTACAGTTTCCTTTTTAGTTCTTTTGGTTTCAATAAAATCCTACACAGCGGGGGCCTCCCTCGCTGTATTtacatcaaaaaaaaaagtggggcTTCTAAAACTCCAAAAAGACTACCTTAGAAATACCATGGTTCTCAAAagtacagttttttttttgcattgaaAGCACTCTTAGCTTTCCAAAAccgtagtattttttttctaaaacttCAAAAAAGAAATTAGTGCCCAAAAAGGCCCAAAACCCAAAAAAGGCAGTTTTAGCAATACCATGGTTTTCAAAACTATATAATTCACTACACCCGAACACCTCTTAGCTTTCCAAAACAAAAGTGTTTAACAAAACCATAGTATCTTCCCAAAACTCCAAAAAAGAACTTTGTATTGAAACAACAATTACCTAAGAACTAGCAAGGGACGATAAAAGCTTAGAAGCAATCATTTGCTTTTTAATGCCTTGCTAAATTATTATTGTTAAGCAGATTGAAAAGGGTTTGGACCAATTTACAGGTTATGGAAGTCCTCCAAATAAATCTTAAGAAATTAACTAGCCTTGTAATATTATTGTCCAATAGCCCAATAACACTATCGTAATGGAATCCAGAAACGATGTTTAACTTAAGTAACTATGCTATATAATTGCTTGATGTGTAAAAGCACTACTTTCATCAGGGTCATATTGCCCTTTTGGATTCGTGGCACCAAAGACAGTAGTCCTTGAACTGAGTGTTGTGACTAATCCAGCCTGGAAGACAGAAGAAACAATGCTGAGTCAAAGTGTACACTAGTATTGTGAATGATGCAGAAACTGGTAAATTTTCAAAGAAGCAGTGCCTTTGCAATACTTATTGTCTGTTGCTCCATGGCTTCATGTATTGTTGTTCTGTCGTGCTCTCGCATGCTATTGAGAAGAATGTCAAATTAAGGTGGCATAGACCTCCACAATAATTAGATTATAAAACAATCTTTGCATTAATTTTAGCAAGAATCCAAAAGTATTGCATAACACATCATGGCTTATAAAAAGTATGAACAGCACTCTGATAGGACGAGCAAAGAAATGAGTGGCCATCACTATCATGGAAATATATGAATTATCCATTCATGTCCAGCAAAAGAAAAAGCTCTCCATTTATCATGGAAAATAAATCAGGTAAAAACTATATATGCAGATTATCTGAGATCTCATGTATGTCCAGGGACATTAGtggtcatcactcatcagacCCAGCCCTGGAGCAGGGCACAAGGGCACCTCCAAGGGGCATAAGGGAAAGGGGCCCCTAACCTTGGCAGAGTTTACTCCATTAAAGAGGGTGGTTTGTTACATGCATGTGTATACATCTCATACATGTGTGTACAAAAAAATAACTGCAATTATTGGACATCTATACCAGGCATGTGTATGCATCTCATACACAGCCCTGTTATTGGATATCAGAACTACGAGCTAGtattattaatattttttacacTGTCAGATGATGTCTAATATAGTTTAGGAATTGGAATGTGTTGAATTTCAGATAATCAAAGAGCACTACGATGGCACTAGCCAATGGTATTAAGTCAAAAATCAGTTGCTGATTGTTAACCTGTCGAATTCATCAATGCAGCATAAACCACCATCAGCCAGAACAAGAGCACCAGCCTCAAGCATCCACTCTCCTGATATCAGAGCAACACCCCCGAAATAAAATCGTTATTAGCTTcagatgaaacaaaaaaaacctAACATACAAAGAATAACGCTATGTGAGACATAATAAGTACCTCCATCCTTGACAGCTGTAACAGTTAAACCAGCACTGGTGCTTCCAAGGCCAGTTGTGATCACAGAGCGGCTGCTCAATTTAGCAGCAAACTTTAAAAACTGAGATTTACCAGTACCTGAAATTCAATGGAACAAAATATAGTTGCAATTTTGACTTtcattttctaaataaaagttttCCCTCATTTTCAGGAATAGTTAGGGTGGTCTGCCTATATAATTAGCAACTAGCACTCTTGGAATTAAGCGATAGATCAATCTACTATCTTATTTTTCCTTCTCTATACCCTGTCTCGCTGATGAAGTCACCAACCACGGGTCCCCAGCTCCACTGACAAGGTCCAGAAACCTCTCACGACTACCCTCTCTGATCCAATCCACATGCTGAACATGACAGTGCTTAATTGTTTTAACTAGcagttacttttttttttcttctgatgcCTCTTTAGCATTGTTACCAGGACACCCAACTAATTTTTTTCTGAGTCAGTCTATCGACACCCTAGTCGAGTTCCAAATGATATGTGGCAACTACAAACTCTTATGGCTGAAGGGGCTGGAGTCCAAATTGGACTCCGCCACCCATGCTCATACCCATGCTCATGTCCATGCAATATAGTCTCTAGGTGCCTTTGCAGGCAGAGCTCCTGCGCTTTTCTCTCAAAAGCTCATCTTTGCAGCACCCCGTGGAGAAATTGCTACTTGTCTATACATGTCATGAATACTGTACCTGGATCACCAACAAGAAGCATATGGGGTTCTCCACGAACCTTTGTTCCAGAAGCATCAACATGCTGCACTCCACCAATTAATGTAAGAGCAACTGCAATCATGAAACATTGCGATGTTTTGCTAACTTAATTTTACAATAACTAGTCCAAAAATAATAAGTTAGTGAGTATGTTTAGAGAGAAAAATCTAGATTCGAAACAAGAATTCCTTATAAGCTTATAGTGAGATTTATAATATAAATTAATGAAATATTATGGAGCCTGAAATCACTATCAGACACTACGAAGCATTTAATATGATATGGCTCTCTCATTCTTCTTTGGACTGAACTTTAATATAGAGTACAAGTTTTTTGGGGGGTTCTCAGCCGTTTGATATAAACTCAACCAGGTCATTATGAATATTGAAAATTGAGCAACATCATGCAATCCGCTGTGATGTTTTGAGGCTTGGCAATCACTTGAGGTTGGAAATATGGTGCACATAAAGCACCAGACAGGATGAAGAACTAAGAATGAATTATGAGTTTATGACAGGTTTTAGGTATAAACTTTTCAGTGTTATGTTGAATAACCATTGTGTAATGCAATTCATGTTGTCTAATTACAGCTCGGCAGGCTCAGCTTGATCTTGATGCTAAATTACTTTTAGAAGTCATACAGAACTATATATGAATGAAATAAGTAAAGTGAAAAATACTTTCGTGCTCCTataggaaatgaaaaaaaatgttggctaGACAATTGGCTCATACTACTTGCTACTGCTTtaaatttttgtgcattttaaGTCCTGAGAGCATATATCAAGGTTAGCTGCACAATTGTAAAGCTACTTTACTAATTACGGTTAATAGTTAGTACAACTATAAAGCTCAGAGTTGCATACCTGCAAGCTTTACAGTGAATAGCCCAAAAATTTGAGGACAGATGCCTTCCAAGATAAAGTTTCTTCCTGTATATAACAGAAACAGAATAAGATATCGTGTGCCGTCAACATCATCCTCAGCACTGAGCTGCATTGAGAGTTTGCTGCCATATTGCAGGAGTGCAGCTGATCACATGTGTGACGCACATGCCATCTCAGCAACGTGGGGGTGCCAAGGGTGGGAACCATGGCCACCATCACACAGGTCAAGCATGAGCTGTCTTGAAACTTGAAAGGTGAATGAAGAGAAGTTGTTACATGCAGCAGTACTGTTGACCTGAGCATTACCCTTGGGGTACTGTTGCAGCACATGTTTACTGGTTTTTACTTGGCTGCTGCTCAGCAACGTATATTAATGTTCACATTAGGTAAAGAAAATAGGCATATTGATTTAGTGATAGTTCGGAGACAAACCCATCTATGAAATGAGAAGTAGCTGGTTGGCTGTTATCATTAAGCAAAGAATGATTTTGTCTTTTTGCACCCAAACTTTCTAATTGTCCCAATGTCACACGACTAATTGGAAAAATGCAATGCATTATATATGCTTAAAGGGTAGAACATCGGTGGTTTAGGCCAGTCCAGGAAACACCCAGGCACATACTAAGAATGAGAATTTAAGCACCTTTTAGTGGAGTAAGCCTGTATTTTTTCCAGAAATGCTTAAACTCCTCTTCAGTTTCCGCAGGAATGTCTATATCAGATTTCAGCTCATTTGTTCTCCTGTATGCACATAGTCATTCATAAACATAAGAACAATGAATGAGAGTAACTTACATTGTTCAAACTTGAAAATCCAGAAACAACAAACCATTGGACaaataaggccctgtttggcaaaGCTCtgagagctgattctctgctgaattCAACAGGAGCCTTGCCAATAGGGCTGGGCATTCGGTTTTCGGTTCGGTTCGGTTCCTCGGTTTTTGAAGAAATTCAGTTCTTATAAAATAGGAACCGATCGGTTCTCAAAAATTCTCGGAACCGACCATTTCGGTTTTCGGTTATTTCGGATCGGTTCCGATTCTAACCGAACTAACCGAAATTTTTCAAAAGAGGTCAAGGCAACAATAAATATGTGTTCTAAGGCAAATTTATGCAACACTATATCCATTTTCAATAGTAATAATTTATAGGGGAACAATAGCAATATAGTAACACAAATATATAGTAGTTCAAATATGAAACACCACACATAAACCAAACATAATCTTACAAAATACAAGTAAGTGAAGTATAATTCATGTAATTCGGTTCTTTCGGTTAATTCGGTTAACCGAGAGTAGGAACCGAATTTTCTTCGGTTATTTCAGTTCCTCAATATCAGGAACCGAATAAGGAACCGAATCTTTCGGTTTCGGTTCCGGTTCTTTCGGTTCGGTTTTTCAGTTTCGGTTATTTTTGCCCAGGCCTActtgccaaacagtttttcagagagaagtgattctctgctgattctgtgaagtgattctctaaaatgaactttttttgAAGGGCAAACTGTGGGGGAGTTCCCCACattctctaaaatgaactaagaggctgggagctgaaaaaagtagcttctcctgattctgtgaagtgattctccatcctgattttaagagtttatgctacagaatcaaagagaatcactttcagccacaaaatCACTTGTCTcaaagaatcagctcccatagagaattagaatcagatggagctctatcAAACATGCCCTAAAAATAGCTTCCAGCTTCTACAGTCTAAACATAGGCTACCTCTAATGACATCTGATCTGACTACTTCCGTGCATGATAAAGAAAACTACAGTGCAGTCACCGAAGCCTAGTGAATGAGTCAGGTTATAGACAGTAGACAAAGGCTTCTGCTTAGTTGGCTGCATACAGGCTAGACATGGAAAACAAGAATAAAATTTCAACTATTATTAACGTGATAAAACTTTGTTGGTGTCACAGGATTGATCTGGATGCATGAACACGCTCCCAATTCTTAGCGAGTATACTATATTACTATGCAATAAAATACTTTAAAGAACAAGGAAATTAGTATCGCATAGCTGAAAAGGTGATTACAACTCTAATGATCAAAAGGTTCAAATTAGTTGAACCGAAGCTTGCTGAATGACCAAATTGTAAATTATCAAATTACCTCACATAATTGGCAAGCAGCATAGGATCAAGATTGGATCGCACATCCTTAATATCAGGAGACCATTTGGCAGATAATATACCCGTAATAATGACATCATCTGAAGAAAGAACAAACACGGCTAAATATAATGAAATAGCAAGTTaaaccaacaaggcaacaatgGATGACCATTAATACGCAACTCATGCAAATGAATAGAATATATTCCGCTTTGACTTTTCATCATGGAAATATCAAGAAATCAATATTAAAATGTTATAAAGTTAACTGGTCAAGCTGCCCTCAGAAATATCAAGGGTTCTGACTTTTCGAGCTCAGAACATAACTGGGAATTTCAGAAGGTTAAAAAAAAGGGAATGCAGGATAACAACACAGGACATGTGGGACAAAAGAATACCATTAGTAGTTCCACATAATCATGTGGATGAAGCACAAAAATGCTGCTTACCTCCAGCTTTAATGTTATCGACAAGGTCATCCATCAAAATTACAGGCATCGAACGGGGTATAGATCCAACACCCAGAAGTTGTACATTTTCTTGAATTTTGATTTCTTGGTAATCACGGCAGACGGTAGTACCTTCTATGAACTGGAAAGAAGCACTTCCACATCCTCTTGAACTCTATATGGACAGTAGAATTATCAGTAACAATTTCCACAGCAGTTCAAGCAAAAGTTCAACCAACTGCAAAACGTAAAAGGCAAGAGTACATCTATCACAGGCAAGTGTTCACCACATGTTGAAAAATATGTGTAGAACAAGGGGAACAACAACACCAAAAGCATCTACTAAGAAAGTCAAATACCTCCGATGGACACAATGCAGGAAGGTTTATACGATTCCCAGCCTCCAGCTCAGGATAAAGCAGGAATCTGTTCAAGGTACAGAAAGCTAGATATCATCTGTCAAGTGTATGAATGTATGATCATAATGTTCAACAATACTTCTTAGGAGAAATGATGAGGTCAATAATCTTTTCCGTTATATGTCAACTCAGAAAATTATATGGAAGTTCGTCTGAACTTTCAGGGCAATCAACAAACTGTTTTGAACTCTGAGTGAATCTCACCGAATAGTGTTAAGCCTGCATAATGCTTTAAAGATGGCATGCTTCTCAAATAGTTACACTGTATGCCCTTGAGGGAGATGCTTAAGTTATGAAGAATACAGAGAGAGACAACTTGCTCAGGGAACTTTTGGCTTACAGGTTTAAGTAACCCAAATAGGCTAGTGTTAGCAACAATGTAACAGAAGATGGTCTAATCTCGCCAGCTCAACTAGAAATATGAAACTCTACTTTAGTTTTAGGAAGTCTTTCCCTCTCTTTTTTAAGAGGCTTCTACCTAACCAGCTTAATCAGTAGACCGCCATCAGAAATAACAGAACTGCACTAATACGAAATTCATGGTGATGCTTCACCAGCCCATATTAGTGTACAAAAGGTCCTGAAATATGCATCACAAACCTGTGCTGACACTTCTTGCACATGTAATACCTCTCTCGCTCAATCATCTTGACGCCACCCGATCTGATCACAGTTCCCTTCAGGGTAATCAATTTCTTCATGTGATTCGCCCTCACCTTTCCAATACTCGGGGACGCCTCTGCAAAACACGTCCATCACCACCAAGTCACGAATCGGATGAAATGGACCGCCAAATCGTGACCAAATCACCACACAGGCATTCGAACGAACACAAGAGTTGCACAAGCACGCACCAGGGAATTCTAGCGGTGATCCAGAGACGTCGATACGTACGTGCACTAACTTCTTCGATGCTGCGTGTTTCAAATCACCCAATTCCTCGATCATATCACCCTGCAAGGCAATACTGAGGTTTCAGAAAAGAGTGGGGAATGGGAATGCAGGAGGCGGCCCTTAGCCCGGCTGGTTCGCTGACCTTCACACATCGAGCGGCCTTGTCGAGTAAGGAGAGGTACTTGTCGGGATAGGAGTAGAGTTTCCCGGCGAACTTGGGGTCGAAGTCCATAAGCTCCGCGAATCTGCGAGAGGAGATGAGGTTAGGGTTTGGAGAAGAGGACAGGAGGAGCTGGTCCGGAGGAGGACGCACTCAATAACGAGCGGGAAATGGAGCTTCGATGGgtcgtcgtcgaggaggatgCTGTGAATGTTGTCGGAGTAGGAGTCTTGGAGGAAGCCCGCAAGCGCACCCACCTGGGCTTcatcctccttcttcttcttctccgacgacgacatttgggcggcggcggggatttGGGCGGGAAACGGCGGAGTGGAGGCGGCGATGATGGTCAGGACTCAGGATATTGAGCGGCTCAATTTTTCTCTTtcccctgatttttttttctctgcaaGAGAGAGGGCTCTATAGTGGGCTTGCGAAAATATACGAGGTCCTTTGCCGAAACAGACTGTGGCCTGTGGGCCATAAGTTATGTGGGCTCAAGACTTTGATAAATATGCACTGTTGCTTGGGCTTTATTTGTCATTTACCCAGCCAGTTTTATACGGAGTACGTAATTAAAATTTCTTGATGATCATCAAGCGCCAGAGAGGTTGCTCCTTTATTTGGTAAAGTTTAAGGTTTGATGACTTGGTTTGATCTCcaaactatttttttattttcttcctatATCTTATTGCTTTTGAAAATTTAATTATTATCAAGAAAGGTATTTATATATGAACCCGATATTGCCACAATTTATAGTGTTTAGTCAAAAtactctccctctctcgccccccccccccgacttTTGGAATGACTAGCACAATGTCCGTGCGTTACAATGGTTATTACATAGTCCGTATTAGAATAGAAGCTAGAAACTAACACTTGGCAAAACACACTATTAACCTCTAAATCGCCATAATTCAAAATTCACGCCTTGGCTTTGATTCCGCAACCGTGACTCGGATCTACCTGACATCCAAGTCGTGCATTACAACGCATTTTCTAATTGAAATGACAATGCAGAAgatacacaaaaaaaaacaggatGTAGAACTTACGATGCCATCAAGGTTTGATATGGCATTGTTGACCTCCTCAGCAGAGCCATAGGTGACAAAACCAAATCCTCTTGACCTGCCACTCTCCCTGTCATAGATGACCTTAGCACAAGCACCCGCCCTTGCTCGCTGAACAGGTTCTCAAGCGCCGAGTTGTCGACACCCCATGCGAGGTTCCCTACGTATATCTTGTTTCCTGAATCCACAAAGTTTCCACCACCCCCTTGGTGCTCTTGGTGCAGAGTCATCCCTAGGCGATGGTGGCCCAGAGGTCACCCTTAGTGGTCTGCCTTGAAATGTTTGTTTGAGAGGCAAGGCTAATTAGTCAGGAGCTCAATCTGCTACAACGCACTATGCACTCAAGAGAAGTAATTCAGTTCCAAAAGCTATGATGAAGTTGTTCCTAAAGTTTTCAGTTATGCTACGATTCACATTTCAACCTTTTATAGAAATGCATCTGATCTTTGTCTGTTTAGTGTTGCTAtatctttatatttttccttcAACTGGATAGTTAATCTTCTCCAGAAGCATACCAAGAGAAAGGTAGCTTAAACCATGGAAGTATACTCACATAACCGTTGAATTGCTCAACAGCAGCTCCGGCTTCTTCAGCTGAAGACATTTTCACGAATCCAAATCCACGGCCTCGTCCAGTCATTCTATCATATACAACCTGCAAAGCAGTTATGAACTGTTAGAAACTTAGAATAGTGAAGGCGAAATAGTGAAACGCAGAAGGTTCACTCAATGCATATGAGTTCACAATTTGAATATTGTTTCGATTTCTGGTCATAATTTACCACAAGTACATAACCATATCAGTGTTTCAAATAGTGTAACAATATGCAACTTTACTCAATTACTCCTGACTAAATTCGGTCAAGTTGTCCAGTACTCCAGTTCCATTCCAGGTGACCATATGACAGTGAGCAAGACTTTTTTAAAAGAAtaatatattttctattttagCAAAATGACAATTTCTGACACTAATTACATAGACGGGGCGGCACAATTAACTCGTATATACCTCGACCATCTCGACGGAGCCGGCCTGCTCGAAGAGCCCGGTGAGCTGCGCGCTGTCGACGTTGAAGGGCAGATTCCCGATGAACAGCTTCAAGTCCTCGGACAACTCCTCggttccctcctcctcctgctgctccacGCCCTCGGTCTCGTACTCGGACGACACCGCGACGGCCACGGGCTCAAACACCCGCCGCCCCGGTGCCGACACCACGCGCAGCGGCAGCCtgaaggggaggaaggcggAGGCCACGATCACAGCGGGCTTCGGGGAGGATAGGGTGAGGAAGTGGGGCGAGAGGGAGGTGGAGAAGAGCGCGGCGGCCATGACACCCGAGATGGGGATGAGGATAAGGTTCCGGGGATTGGAGAGCTGGAGGTGAAGGTCGATGGCACGGGAGGAGTCGAGAGAGCGAGGAGGACCTTCTGGACATCAAGCACCGCCTCGAGGGGCTGGCACGACGGAGGCTCGCAGCTACCATTGACGCACAGGACCACCCTGCCGTGCTCCGACTCGTCCGCC
It includes:
- the LOC101780408 gene encoding probable DNA helicase MCM9 isoform X3 translates to MSSSEKKKKEDEAQVGALAGFLQDSYSDNIHSILLDDDPSKLHFPLVIEFAELMDFDPKFAGKLYSYPDKYLSLLDKAARCVKGDMIEELGDLKHAASKKLVHVRIDVSGSPLEFPEASPSIGKVRANHMKKLITLKGTVIRSGGVKMIERERFLLYPELEAGNRINLPALCPSESSRGCGSASFQFIEGTTVCRDYQEIKIQENVQLLGVGSIPRSMPVILMDDLVDNIKAGDDVIITGILSAKWSPDIKDVRSNLDPMLLANYVRRTNELKSDIDIPAETEEEFKHFWKKYRLTPLKGRNFILEGICPQIFGLFTVKLAVALTLIGGVQHVDASGTKVRGEPHMLLVGDPGTGKSQFLKFAAKLSSRSVITTGLGSTSAGLTVTAVKDGGEWMLEAGALVLADGGLCCIDEFDSMREHDRTTIHEAMEQQTISIAKAGLVTTLSSRTTVFGATNPKGQYDPDESLSVNTTLSGPLLSRFDIVLVLLDTQNSDWDKIVSSHILKENFDEKKDKTNASDVKWTLPKLRRWRPLMYINYVKRFKPVLTKEAERVISSYYQLQRRSGTHNAARTTVRMLESLIRLAQAHARLMFRNEVEQLDAIAAILCIESSTTTSPIVDIVGNALHSNFTDNPDEEYKTQEKEILKKLGLIEGSP
- the LOC101780408 gene encoding probable DNA helicase MCM9 isoform X2, with the protein product MSSSEKKKKEDEAQVGALAGFLQDSYSDNIHSILLDDDPSKLHFPLVIEFAELMDFDPKFAGKLYSYPDKYLSLLDKAARCVKGDMIEELGDLKHAASKKLVHVRIDVSGSPLEFPEASPSIGKVRANHMKKLITLKGTVIRSGGVKMIERERYYMCKKCQHRFLLYPELEAGNRINLPALCPSESSRGCGSASFQFIEGTTVCRDYQEIKIQENVQLLGVGSIPRSMPVILMDDLVDNIKAGDDVIITGILSAKWSPDIKDVRSNLDPMLLANYVRRTNELKSDIDIPAETEEEFKHFWKKYRLTPLKGRNFILEGICPQIFGLFTVKLAVALTLIGGVQHVDASGTKVRGEPHMLLVGDPGTGKSQFLKFAAKLSSRSVITTGLGSTSAGLTVTAVKDGGEWMLEAGALVLADGGLCCIDEFDSMREHDRTTIHEAMEQQTISIAKAGLVTTLSSRTTVFGATNPKGQYDPDESLSVNTTLSGPLLSRFDIVLVLLDTQNSDWDKIVSSHILKENFDEKKDKTNASDVKWTLPKLRRYINYVKRFKPVLTKEAERVISSYYQLQRRSGTHNAARTTVRMLESLIRLAQAHARLMFRNEVEQLDAIAAILCIESSTTTSPIVDIVGNALHSNFTDNPDEEYKTQEKEILKKLGLIEGSP
- the LOC101780408 gene encoding probable DNA helicase MCM9 isoform X1, producing the protein MSSSEKKKKEDEAQVGALAGFLQDSYSDNIHSILLDDDPSKLHFPLVIEFAELMDFDPKFAGKLYSYPDKYLSLLDKAARCVKGDMIEELGDLKHAASKKLVHVRIDVSGSPLEFPEASPSIGKVRANHMKKLITLKGTVIRSGGVKMIERERYYMCKKCQHRFLLYPELEAGNRINLPALCPSESSRGCGSASFQFIEGTTVCRDYQEIKIQENVQLLGVGSIPRSMPVILMDDLVDNIKAGDDVIITGILSAKWSPDIKDVRSNLDPMLLANYVRRTNELKSDIDIPAETEEEFKHFWKKYRLTPLKGRNFILEGICPQIFGLFTVKLAVALTLIGGVQHVDASGTKVRGEPHMLLVGDPGTGKSQFLKFAAKLSSRSVITTGLGSTSAGLTVTAVKDGGEWMLEAGALVLADGGLCCIDEFDSMREHDRTTIHEAMEQQTISIAKAGLVTTLSSRTTVFGATNPKGQYDPDESLSVNTTLSGPLLSRFDIVLVLLDTQNSDWDKIVSSHILKENFDEKKDKTNASDVKWTLPKLRRWRPLMYINYVKRFKPVLTKEAERVISSYYQLQRRSGTHNAARTTVRMLESLIRLAQAHARLMFRNEVEQLDAIAAILCIESSTTTSPIVDIVGNALHSNFTDNPDEEYKTQEKEILKKLGLIEGSP